In Luteitalea sp. TBR-22, one genomic interval encodes:
- a CDS encoding ABC transporter ATP-binding protein, which yields MSPRTRTDAARSLARSLQRFAPLLRQQRGLLATSALSLAADVALRLVEPWPLKFVVDHVLDPRRLRPSDPMAWLDPRLVVPAAALAVVAIAVARGAAAYGSAVGLSIAGTRVITDVRAALFAHLQRLSLTFHATAGSGDLIVRVIADVNLLKDVMVSALFPLAGNLVLLVAMLLVMSAMQWQLGLVAAAVVPALALSTVRLGRRIREGARAQRKREGSLARRTAESIGGIRTVRALGLEGAFGEAFRVQNTRSHGDGARVARLEARLERTVDVLVAIATAGVLWMGAGLVAQQAMSAGDLIVFLAYLKNAFKPVRDFAKYASRLAKAAAAAERVVDLLDTAPDVVDAPGAVAAPPLSGRVRFEDVRFAYVPGHPVLDGVDLDVAPGQLVAIVGPSGAGKSTIVSLLARFHDVTGGRVLVDGLDVRDLTVASLRRQITCLVQDTVLFATSVRENIAYGAPGVSDAAIADAARRAGAHGFIEHLPQGYATIVGERGATLSAGQRQRVALARAAVRQTPFLVLDEPTTGLDEEHARLVRGALREVSRGRTTLVVTHDLALAMDADIVLVVDGGRVVEVGPPAELRTAGGRFAALSGARGRRSRSQDREAVDAVAR from the coding sequence ATGTCGCCGCGAACTCGCACTGATGCCGCCCGATCGCTGGCGCGCAGCCTGCAGCGCTTCGCGCCCCTGCTGCGGCAGCAGCGAGGGTTGCTGGCCACCTCGGCGCTGTCACTGGCGGCCGACGTCGCGCTGCGCCTGGTCGAGCCCTGGCCGCTGAAGTTCGTCGTCGATCACGTGCTCGACCCGCGGCGCCTCCGCCCGTCCGACCCGATGGCCTGGCTCGACCCGCGCCTGGTGGTGCCGGCCGCGGCACTCGCCGTGGTGGCCATCGCCGTGGCACGCGGCGCTGCGGCGTACGGGTCGGCGGTCGGCCTGTCGATCGCCGGCACGCGTGTCATCACCGACGTCCGGGCCGCGCTGTTCGCGCACCTGCAGCGGCTGTCGCTGACCTTCCACGCGACGGCCGGCAGCGGCGACCTGATCGTGAGGGTCATCGCCGACGTCAACCTGCTCAAGGACGTGATGGTGTCGGCGCTCTTCCCCCTGGCCGGCAACCTCGTCCTGCTCGTCGCGATGCTCCTGGTGATGAGTGCCATGCAGTGGCAGCTCGGCCTGGTGGCCGCGGCAGTCGTGCCGGCGCTCGCGCTCTCGACGGTCCGCCTCGGGCGCCGGATCCGGGAGGGCGCGCGTGCGCAGCGCAAGCGCGAGGGCTCGCTCGCGCGCCGGACCGCCGAGTCCATCGGCGGCATCCGCACCGTGCGTGCGCTGGGTCTCGAGGGCGCCTTCGGGGAGGCGTTCCGCGTTCAGAACACCCGTAGCCACGGCGACGGCGCGCGGGTGGCTCGGCTCGAGGCCCGCCTCGAACGCACGGTCGACGTGCTGGTGGCGATTGCCACGGCGGGCGTGCTGTGGATGGGCGCCGGACTGGTCGCGCAACAGGCGATGTCGGCCGGCGACCTGATCGTGTTCCTCGCGTACCTCAAGAACGCCTTCAAGCCGGTGCGCGACTTCGCCAAGTACGCCAGCCGCCTCGCCAAGGCCGCCGCGGCCGCCGAGCGCGTGGTGGACCTGCTCGACACGGCGCCCGACGTGGTGGACGCCCCCGGCGCGGTGGCGGCGCCGCCCCTGTCGGGACGCGTGCGCTTCGAGGACGTGCGCTTCGCGTACGTGCCGGGTCATCCGGTCCTCGACGGTGTCGATCTCGATGTCGCGCCAGGACAACTGGTCGCCATCGTCGGACCGTCGGGCGCGGGCAAGTCGACGATCGTCAGCCTGCTCGCGCGCTTCCACGACGTGACCGGCGGGCGCGTGCTGGTCGACGGTCTCGACGTCCGCGACCTCACCGTGGCCTCGCTGCGGCGGCAGATCACCTGCCTCGTGCAGGACACCGTGCTGTTTGCCACGTCGGTGCGCGAGAACATCGCCTACGGGGCGCCCGGTGTGTCGGACGCGGCGATCGCGGACGCGGCGCGTCGCGCTGGTGCCCACGGCTTCATCGAGCACCTGCCACAGGGCTACGCGACGATCGTCGGCGAGCGCGGTGCGACGCTGTCGGCCGGACAGCGGCAGCGCGTGGCGCTGGCCCGCGCCGCCGTCAGGCAGACGCCGTTCCTGGTGCTCGACGAACCCACCACGGGCCTCGACGAGGAACACGCGCGCCTGGTGCGTGGCGCGCTGCGGGAGGTGTCACGCGGGCGGACCACGCTGGTGGTCACCCATGACCTCGCCCTGGCGATGGACGCCGACATCGTACTGGTGGTGGACGGCGGGCGCGTGGTCGAGGTGGGCCCCCCGGCGGAACTCCGTACTGCCGGCGGGCGGTTCGCGGCGCTATCCGGGGCGCGCGGACGTCGCTCCAGGTCGCAGGACAGGGAGGCCGTCGATGCTGTCGCGCGCTGA
- a CDS encoding glycosyltransferase family 4 protein yields MRRLAYVCADGGVPVFGTKGCSVHVQEFIRACLHDGIHVTLFATRLGADAPADLGVIPVHRLVESRSGASRAAVDPVLARERSAIARNRGLAAHLAACGPFDAVYERHALWSCGAMEFARAVGIPGLLEVNAPLLREQLQHRSLRLHDVAARMMRRAFHAADVVLPVSDVLGDWLVGEGVARERVHVQPNAVDPTRFAGRPAPALPEAPGLVTIGFLGTLKPWHGLDVLVDAFAVARRRGALCRLLIVGDGPGRPALEARLAGLGLAHLVTWAGAVSPADVPAWLASMDIGVVPYASRDECYFSPLKAFEYMAAGRAVVGSSVGQLPLLLRDGAGIVVPPGDAEALAVALETLCSAPVARARMGELARARVLAEHTWAGTVARVRELARASAARRAPRATTVPTASFSTADHRLPRVDAAEVRDVAANSH; encoded by the coding sequence ATGAGGCGCCTGGCCTATGTCTGCGCCGACGGCGGCGTGCCCGTCTTCGGCACCAAGGGGTGCTCGGTGCACGTGCAGGAGTTCATTCGCGCCTGCCTGCACGATGGCATCCACGTGACGCTCTTCGCGACGCGCCTCGGCGCCGACGCTCCCGCGGATCTGGGCGTCATCCCGGTGCACCGGCTCGTCGAGTCGCGATCGGGGGCGTCGCGGGCCGCCGTCGATCCCGTGCTGGCGAGGGAGCGATCGGCCATCGCGCGCAATCGGGGCCTGGCCGCACACCTGGCGGCCTGCGGCCCCTTCGACGCGGTGTACGAGCGGCATGCCCTCTGGAGTTGCGGCGCGATGGAGTTCGCGCGTGCGGTCGGCATTCCCGGCCTGCTCGAGGTGAACGCGCCGCTGCTGCGCGAGCAGCTGCAGCACAGGTCCCTGCGGCTGCACGACGTCGCGGCGCGCATGATGCGCCGGGCGTTCCACGCCGCCGACGTCGTGCTGCCCGTGTCGGACGTGCTCGGCGACTGGCTGGTCGGCGAGGGCGTGGCGCGCGAGCGCGTGCACGTCCAGCCCAACGCCGTCGATCCCACGCGCTTCGCGGGACGTCCTGCGCCCGCCCTTCCGGAGGCGCCGGGCCTGGTCACCATCGGCTTCCTCGGCACGCTCAAGCCCTGGCACGGGCTGGACGTGCTCGTGGACGCGTTCGCGGTCGCCCGGCGTCGCGGCGCCCTGTGCCGGCTGCTCATCGTCGGGGATGGGCCCGGGCGCCCCGCACTCGAGGCGCGACTGGCCGGACTCGGCCTGGCGCACCTGGTGACCTGGGCGGGTGCGGTCAGCCCGGCCGACGTGCCGGCCTGGCTCGCGTCGATGGACATCGGCGTGGTGCCGTACGCCAGCCGCGACGAGTGCTACTTCTCGCCGCTGAAGGCATTCGAGTACATGGCCGCCGGCCGCGCCGTCGTGGGTTCGTCGGTCGGTCAGTTGCCGTTGCTGCTGCGCGACGGGGCCGGCATCGTCGTGCCGCCCGGCGACGCCGAGGCACTGGCAGTGGCGCTCGAGACGCTGTGTTCCGCACCGGTGGCTCGTGCCCGGATGGGCGAGCTGGCGCGGGCCCGCGTGCTGGCCGAGCACACCTGGGCGGGCACGGTGGCCCGCGTGCGTGAACTGGCCCGCGCGTCTGCCGCCCGCCGGGCGCCACGCGCCACGACGGTGCCCACGGCGTCGTTCTCGACGGCCGATCACCGATTGCCGAGGGTTGACGCCGCGGAGGTGCGCGATGTCGCCGCGAACTCGCACTGA
- a CDS encoding glycosyltransferase family 4 protein, whose amino-acid sequence MRPADSTRVGYVVKRYPRYSETFIVTEILAHEAAGLDLDIISLRPPCDTHFQDALAQVRAPVHYLDGEGARAADLWAAWQRAAEAWPGLWARAAAMRGADARDVFQALQLARLVRDRGIGHLHAHFATLPAAVARLVAALTGITYSFTAHAKDIFHESVCRQELAARLRDASAVVTVSEFNLAYLRDTFGADAARVVRIYNGLDLARFPVGTARTAGHIVAVGRLVEKKGFEVLVDACAELGARGVAYTCDLIGTGELEDALRARIRARGVEARVRMLGARPQRDVAAAIAAASVFAAPCLVGEDGNRDGLPTTLLEAMASGTPCVSTDVTGIPEVIANGDTGWMVRQGDAVDLADVLQRVLARPETAHAVAARARRRIEQDFDAHRNAARVRALFAESADRGRAGASWQAVGA is encoded by the coding sequence ATGCGTCCTGCTGATTCGACCCGCGTCGGCTACGTCGTCAAGCGCTACCCACGCTACTCGGAGACCTTCATCGTCACCGAGATCCTCGCCCACGAGGCGGCCGGCCTCGACCTCGACATCATCTCCCTGCGTCCGCCCTGCGACACGCACTTCCAGGACGCCCTGGCGCAGGTGCGTGCACCGGTGCACTACCTGGACGGCGAGGGCGCCCGCGCCGCCGACCTCTGGGCGGCGTGGCAGCGTGCCGCCGAGGCCTGGCCGGGGCTGTGGGCTCGCGCCGCGGCAATGCGCGGCGCCGACGCGCGTGACGTGTTCCAGGCGCTGCAACTGGCCCGGCTGGTCCGCGACCGCGGCATCGGCCACCTGCACGCCCACTTCGCGACCCTGCCGGCGGCCGTGGCGCGACTGGTCGCCGCGCTGACCGGCATCACGTACTCCTTCACGGCGCACGCCAAGGACATCTTCCACGAGAGCGTGTGCCGGCAGGAACTGGCGGCGCGGCTGCGCGACGCGTCGGCGGTCGTCACGGTGAGCGAGTTCAACCTGGCCTACCTGCGCGACACGTTCGGTGCGGACGCCGCGCGCGTCGTCCGGATCTACAACGGGCTCGACCTGGCACGGTTCCCGGTCGGCACGGCGCGGACCGCCGGCCACATCGTGGCGGTCGGCCGGCTGGTCGAGAAGAAGGGCTTCGAGGTCCTCGTGGACGCCTGCGCCGAGCTCGGCGCCCGCGGCGTCGCGTACACGTGTGACCTGATCGGCACCGGCGAGCTCGAGGACGCCTTGCGGGCCCGCATCCGCGCCCGCGGCGTCGAGGCTCGCGTGCGGATGCTGGGCGCCCGGCCCCAGCGGGACGTGGCGGCGGCAATCGCCGCGGCGTCCGTGTTCGCCGCCCCTTGCCTGGTCGGGGAGGACGGCAACCGCGACGGCCTCCCGACGACGCTGCTCGAGGCGATGGCGTCGGGGACGCCGTGCGTGTCGACCGACGTCACCGGGATCCCGGAGGTGATTGCCAACGGCGACACGGGGTGGATGGTGCGGCAGGGGGATGCCGTCGATCTCGCCGATGTCCTGCAGCGCGTGCTGGCGCGGCCCGAGACCGCGCATGCGGTCGCCGCCCGCGCGCGTCGGCGGATCGAGCAGGACTTCGACGCCCATCGCAATGCCGCCCGCGTCAGGGCGTTGTTCGCCGAGTCGGCCGATCGTGGCCGGGCCGGTGCATCGTGGCAGGCGGTGGGGGCATGA
- a CDS encoding glycosyltransferase family protein, translated as MAHLRDALPRPGPRLAPATRIVLYSHDTMGLGHVRRNLAIARGVAEADFDASTLLICGAREAGALAMPPGVDCVTLPGLRKELGGQYDARSLDVTLRELIELRSRAIDSVIASFRPDVLVVDNVPRGACGELERTLVRLRREGRTRCVLGLRDVLDDAAAVRQEWHTRGNRAAIAAWYDAVWIYGDPRLLDPVVEYDLGPEVAAKARYVGYLDRTMAPRPRQEVAVPGAPFALCLVGGGQDGFEVADAFARARMADGLQRVLVTGPFMPADLRSTLEGLAAADPTLTVHAFVDEPTALIARAEAVVCMGGYNTVNEVLSYRSRALVVPRVAPRLEQLVRATRLRDLGLVDMLLPAELTPAAVAGWLSRRHLPPRPAHRLDLDGLRRIPQLLLDLVGGCPSARLPLAPVALPAPRSAVNASC; from the coding sequence ATGGCTCACCTGCGGGACGCGTTGCCGCGTCCAGGCCCCCGGCTCGCGCCGGCCACCCGCATCGTCCTGTACTCGCACGACACGATGGGGTTGGGCCACGTCCGGCGCAACCTGGCGATCGCGCGCGGCGTGGCCGAGGCCGACTTCGACGCGTCGACGCTGCTGATCTGCGGCGCCCGCGAGGCCGGCGCGCTCGCGATGCCGCCCGGCGTCGATTGCGTGACGCTCCCGGGACTGCGCAAGGAACTCGGCGGGCAGTACGACGCCCGCTCGCTCGACGTCACGCTTCGGGAGCTGATCGAGCTGCGCTCGCGCGCCATCGACAGCGTCATCGCCTCGTTCCGCCCCGACGTCCTCGTGGTCGACAACGTGCCGCGCGGCGCCTGCGGCGAGCTCGAGCGCACGCTCGTGCGGCTGCGGCGCGAGGGGCGCACCAGGTGCGTGCTCGGCCTGCGCGACGTGCTCGACGACGCCGCGGCGGTGCGCCAGGAGTGGCACACGCGCGGCAACCGCGCCGCGATCGCCGCCTGGTACGACGCCGTGTGGATCTACGGCGACCCGCGGCTGCTCGATCCGGTCGTCGAGTACGACCTCGGCCCGGAGGTGGCGGCCAAGGCCCGATACGTCGGCTACCTGGACAGGACGATGGCGCCGCGCCCGCGGCAGGAGGTCGCCGTCCCCGGCGCGCCGTTCGCGTTGTGCCTGGTCGGTGGCGGCCAGGACGGGTTCGAGGTCGCTGACGCGTTTGCCCGGGCCCGGATGGCCGACGGCCTGCAGCGCGTGCTGGTGACCGGCCCGTTCATGCCGGCCGACCTGCGTAGCACGCTGGAGGGACTCGCCGCCGCGGACCCGACCCTCACCGTCCATGCCTTCGTCGATGAGCCGACCGCGCTGATCGCCAGGGCCGAGGCCGTGGTGTGCATGGGCGGCTACAACACGGTCAACGAGGTCCTGTCGTACCGGTCGCGCGCCCTCGTCGTGCCACGCGTGGCGCCGCGGCTCGAGCAGCTCGTGCGGGCGACGCGCCTGCGCGACCTCGGCCTCGTGGACATGCTCCTGCCGGCGGAACTGACCCCGGCAGCCGTCGCCGGCTGGCTGTCGCGACGCCACCTCCCGCCGCGCCCCGCGCATCGGCTGGACCTCGACGGCCTGCGCCGGATTCCCCAGTTGCTGCTCGACCTCGTTGGTGGCTGCCCGTCCGCGCGGCTGCCGCTCGCCCCCGTCGCCCTGCCTGCTCCCCGGAGTGCCGTCAATGCGTCCTGCTGA
- a CDS encoding S8 family serine peptidase yields MIGRITDGLRSWWAPALGLALLVVLGGPASPALAKDSREFLLRAASRSEAEAIAGRNRLRIVREVRAGELYKVESEDDRTETEVEGEVGRDASVGGFERNRGLQIAEIPPDVSLQQSTAAILEALPARTLVPFFGQQVWNRYVEQPATRVIDLARAQALATGTGIIVAVIDTGVDPNHPVLKDVLVAGYDFTRDAAGVPSELADLDQSTAAILEQSTAAILERDQVVSLNQSTAAILEGDRATRLAGRTFPRAFGHGTMVAGLLHLVAPAARIMPLKAFTGDGTSSVGDLVRAVYYATDHGARVINMSFSMTEESTELKRALDYARKHGVLTVASAGNNGRKLVLYPAAWSDTVGIGSTGDLDQRSVFSNFGSSVRVAAPGEGVVTTFPGAVFAAAWGTSFSTGLAAGVGALALQDTGGSDPESAEQLARDALRRAIPIGQDLGSGRLDARQAVEFARQFRGNQDDPPLAPAGDDDADGLPNAFEVAYGLDPRSKDDAAADDDRDGRTNLQEYVAGTHPRGTHSSYLPEGAVNGLFDVRLAFYNPDDATAQVQVRFQRGSGAEVVRNLALPGHRRATMNARDVPELIDAEFSSAITADRRVVVDRTMTWDASVYGSHAEHAITAPPGTTWYLAEGATTDAFGLFYLLQNPGDTAADVEIELLRPAPLPPIVKPVVVPARSRYTEWVNLVPGLERAEMSAVIRSRNGVPILVERAMYASAAGQAFAAGHGGAAVTAPALDWFLAEGATGPYFDTFVLVGNPADSPAIIDVTYLLPDGSTVPKRYEVAARSRLTIWVDQEHPRLADTAVSTRVTVANGVPVIVERAMWWPQGRWQESHVSAGATSTGTAWALAEGEEGGARNTQTYVLIANPSPQAGRALVSLWFEDGTSLAREFPVAANSRLNVAIAAEFPAAIGRRFATTITSLGSAPAPLVVERSMYSDGPGGAWTAGTNALATKLQ; encoded by the coding sequence ATGATCGGCCGCATCACCGACGGCCTGCGCAGCTGGTGGGCGCCGGCGCTCGGGCTCGCCCTGCTCGTGGTGCTGGGCGGCCCGGCATCGCCGGCCCTCGCCAAGGACTCACGCGAGTTCCTCCTGCGCGCCGCGTCGCGCAGCGAGGCCGAGGCGATCGCCGGGCGCAACCGCCTGCGCATCGTGCGGGAGGTGCGGGCCGGCGAGCTGTACAAGGTAGAGAGCGAGGACGATCGCACCGAGACCGAGGTCGAGGGCGAGGTTGGCAGGGACGCCAGCGTCGGCGGGTTCGAGCGCAATCGCGGCCTCCAGATCGCCGAGATTCCGCCCGACGTCTCCCTGCAGCAGTCGACGGCCGCCATCCTCGAGGCGTTGCCGGCGCGCACCCTGGTGCCGTTCTTCGGGCAGCAGGTCTGGAACCGGTACGTCGAGCAGCCGGCGACCCGCGTCATCGATCTCGCGCGGGCGCAGGCGCTCGCCACGGGCACCGGCATCATCGTCGCGGTCATCGACACGGGCGTCGACCCGAATCACCCGGTGCTGAAGGACGTGCTCGTGGCCGGGTACGACTTCACGCGTGACGCGGCCGGCGTGCCGTCGGAGTTGGCCGACCTCGATCAGTCCACCGCCGCCATCCTCGAGCAGTCGACGGCGGCGATCCTCGAGCGCGACCAGGTCGTGTCGTTGAACCAGAGCACCGCGGCCATCCTCGAGGGCGACCGCGCGACCCGGCTCGCCGGGCGCACCTTCCCGCGGGCCTTCGGTCACGGCACGATGGTCGCCGGCCTGTTGCACCTGGTGGCGCCGGCGGCGCGGATCATGCCGCTCAAGGCCTTCACCGGCGACGGCACGTCGAGCGTCGGCGACCTCGTGCGCGCCGTCTACTACGCGACCGATCACGGGGCGCGCGTGATCAACATGAGCTTCAGCATGACCGAGGAGTCCACCGAGCTGAAGCGGGCCCTCGACTACGCGCGCAAGCACGGCGTGCTGACCGTGGCCTCGGCCGGCAACAACGGCCGCAAGCTGGTACTGTACCCGGCGGCGTGGTCCGACACGGTCGGCATCGGATCGACCGGCGACCTCGATCAGCGGAGCGTGTTCTCCAACTTCGGCAGCAGCGTCCGCGTCGCCGCTCCCGGCGAGGGCGTGGTGACGACGTTCCCGGGGGCGGTGTTCGCGGCCGCCTGGGGCACCTCGTTCAGCACGGGCCTGGCGGCCGGCGTCGGGGCGCTGGCCCTGCAGGACACCGGCGGCAGCGATCCCGAGTCGGCCGAGCAGCTGGCGCGCGACGCGCTGCGGCGCGCCATCCCGATCGGCCAGGACCTCGGCAGCGGGCGCCTCGACGCGCGTCAGGCCGTCGAGTTCGCGCGGCAGTTCCGCGGCAACCAGGACGACCCGCCACTCGCGCCGGCCGGCGACGACGATGCCGATGGCTTGCCGAACGCGTTCGAGGTCGCGTACGGGCTCGACCCGCGCTCGAAGGACGACGCGGCGGCAGACGACGATCGTGACGGCCGCACCAACCTGCAGGAATACGTCGCGGGCACGCACCCCCGCGGCACGCACAGCTCGTACCTGCCCGAGGGGGCGGTCAACGGCCTGTTCGACGTGCGGCTCGCGTTCTACAACCCCGACGACGCCACGGCGCAGGTGCAGGTGCGCTTCCAGCGCGGCAGCGGCGCCGAGGTCGTGCGCAACCTCGCGCTGCCCGGACACCGGCGCGCCACGATGAACGCCCGCGACGTGCCGGAACTGATCGATGCGGAGTTCTCCTCGGCGATCACCGCCGACCGGCGCGTGGTCGTCGATCGCACGATGACCTGGGATGCGTCGGTGTACGGCAGCCACGCCGAACACGCGATCACCGCGCCGCCCGGCACCACGTGGTACCTGGCCGAGGGCGCCACCACCGACGCGTTCGGCCTGTTCTACCTCCTGCAGAATCCTGGCGACACGGCGGCCGACGTCGAGATCGAGCTCCTCCGCCCGGCGCCGCTGCCGCCGATCGTCAAGCCGGTCGTGGTGCCGGCCCGCTCGCGGTACACCGAGTGGGTGAACCTCGTGCCGGGGCTCGAGCGCGCCGAGATGTCGGCGGTGATCCGCTCGCGCAACGGCGTGCCGATCCTGGTCGAGCGCGCGATGTACGCCAGCGCCGCCGGCCAGGCGTTCGCGGCGGGCCACGGCGGCGCGGCGGTCACCGCGCCGGCCCTCGACTGGTTCCTTGCCGAGGGGGCGACCGGCCCGTACTTCGACACCTTCGTGCTCGTCGGCAACCCCGCCGACAGCCCGGCGATCATCGACGTGACCTACCTGCTGCCCGACGGGAGCACCGTGCCGAAGCGGTACGAGGTCGCGGCCCGCAGCCGCCTCACCATCTGGGTGGATCAGGAACACCCGCGCCTCGCCGACACGGCGGTCTCGACCCGCGTCACCGTGGCCAACGGTGTGCCGGTGATCGTCGAGCGGGCAATGTGGTGGCCGCAGGGTCGCTGGCAGGAGTCACACGTCAGCGCCGGGGCGACGTCGACGGGCACGGCCTGGGCGCTGGCCGAGGGCGAGGAGGGCGGGGCGAGGAACACGCAGACGTACGTGTTGATCGCCAACCCGTCGCCGCAGGCGGGCCGGGCGCTCGTGTCGCTGTGGTTCGAGGACGGCACGTCGCTGGCGCGCGAGTTCCCGGTGGCCGCCAACAGCCGCCTCAACGTGGCGATCGCCGCCGAGTTCCCCGCCGCCATCGGGCGCCGCTTCGCCACCACGATCACCAGTCTCGGCAGCGCGCCGGCGCCACTCGTCGTCGAGCGCTCGATGTACAGCGACGGGCCTGGCGGCGCGTGGACCGCCGGCACCAACGCGCTCGCCACGAAGCTGCAGTAG
- a CDS encoding zf-HC2 domain-containing protein: protein MPNRPAQPCDIALIADHARGLGSPDVRVRVEAHVASCEACRADLAALVRLAAVTRADAVEVPGRAAMQRAFDIFAATSADSRLSLPRWLGALVGSAEPALAGLRADPAVGDRQGEFRAGPYTVRLRVDVDPRDTTCAIVGQVDGDAGRTVDGLPVLVTVGARVLQQAATNAHGEFECVCEALPQLRVQVVVEGGARRVELPLNRFLEDGAA from the coding sequence ATGCCCAACCGTCCCGCCCAGCCCTGCGACATCGCCCTGATCGCCGATCACGCCCGCGGCCTCGGCTCGCCCGACGTCCGCGTCCGCGTCGAGGCGCACGTGGCTTCCTGCGAGGCCTGCCGCGCCGACCTGGCGGCGCTGGTGCGGTTGGCGGCGGTGACCAGGGCCGATGCGGTGGAGGTGCCCGGCCGCGCGGCGATGCAGCGAGCCTTCGACATCTTCGCAGCGACGTCGGCCGACTCGCGGCTGTCGCTGCCGCGTTGGCTCGGCGCCCTGGTCGGAAGCGCAGAGCCGGCGCTGGCCGGGTTGCGTGCCGATCCGGCCGTCGGCGATCGACAGGGCGAGTTCCGTGCCGGTCCCTACACCGTCAGGCTCCGCGTCGATGTCGATCCCCGCGACACCACCTGCGCGATCGTCGGGCAGGTGGACGGCGACGCGGGGCGCACCGTCGACGGGCTGCCGGTGCTGGTGACGGTCGGGGCCCGCGTGCTGCAGCAGGCCGCGACCAATGCGCACGGCGAGTTCGAGTGCGTGTGCGAAGCCCTGCCGCAGTTGCGCGTGCAGGTGGTCGTCGAGGGTGGCGCCCGGCGCGTCGAACTGCCGCTGAACCGCTTTCTCGAGGACGGCGCGGCATGA